In Plasmodium gaboni strain SY75 chromosome 14, whole genome shotgun sequence, one genomic interval encodes:
- a CDS encoding putative zinc finger protein: MVYATLLSEEDLSRFRTKQCKRLLNGGCNFGLDRCQYSHNEFWNRRCPFYLSDSSFIRYITVMCPDVETRGDGSINSLCLRGGECPFAHSTEEILYHPLFYKTKRCEDYKKGSCNTYYCPFIHGLAETRVPGTYKLPFTNGIDMPNIPNVIIVDKIDICSKNSSGIINDKYMKNMSFKKRSDIQLGHIDNNDIHCNNKTNSMNCALYDSMDTISNKNDMNKKAVDRSNLSFNNAVFNKDSFFDFSEENIKMNMLNKKGTFDHINNNTYSRNSIKDSINSIGSFEAKNMKNNNMCNSQGNLSSVVGHISNDNKNGINGVRANNNNPNNNNNNNNNNNNNNNNNNNIKDNDNIKDNDNIKDNDNIKDNDNECNDNNKTNRQSNGKNVNSCNYNEFVSRKLNGSVSGSYQNVCSKNISLSTNNSTSYIDTINTLNKNYNKNLNILKLKQNHSSCSTDAHEINFNEHEATSDDAIEDEEDEYFNSENIDSTVSNRNNELENISGDTKLSNVTVETNLNIDRNNEINLLEVIKCLKGLCEKIMKGDLTFTTEQWDNIAQITYEIVAVIEFNRVMKLKKTANKIRNDIYNKNKDFIFNMQNKDYKKERNENEMEQEFYTNEKDKIEKTLCTNIDDLIEEKNSNINAITLDVKLKNYDEIFERPKNEKVNDINRLKYSLNENIYMEKDKNNNINKENSILFLENDEKNNILNKFNFDFNKREEHIFNNLNELINTEDNELVHFYQEQLAQNFLEEKNDLDIMSMKQKFIPSHINKTNIINDNNDNNNALQNIKDSCFLEYYNINKSNNLNFKDKNDNNEKLSSQQPFVSFFSFLSE; this comes from the coding sequence ATGGTTTATGCCACACTTTTGAGTGAAGAAGATTTAAGTCGTTTTCGAACGAAGCAATGTAAGAGATTGTTGAATGGTGGTTGTAATTTTGGCTTGGATAGATGTCAGTATAGTCACAATGAATTTTGGAATAGGAGATGTCCATTTTATTTAAGTGACTCATCTTTTATACGTTATATTACTGTAATGTGTCCGGATGTAGAAACAAGAGGTGATGGTTCTATTAATAGTTTATGTTTAAGAGGAGGTGAATGTCCTTTTGCTCATTCTACtgaagaaatattatatcatcctcttttttataaaacaaaaagatGTGAAGATTATAAAAAGGGGTCTTGTAATACTTATTATTGTCCTTTTATTCATGGTTTAGCTGAGACGAGAGTACCTGGTACTTACAAGTTGCCATTTACGAATGGAATTGATATGCCCAATATTCCAaatgttattattgttgATAAGATAGATATATGTAGTAAAAATAGTAGTGgtattataaatgataaatatatgaaaaatatgtCATTTAAAAAGAGAAGTGATATACAACTAGGAcatatagataataatgatatacattgtaataataaaacaaatagTATGAACTGCGCACTTTATGATTCTATGGATACTATAtctaataaaaatgatatgaataaaaagGCTGTTGATAGATCtaatttatcttttaataatgctgtatttaataaagatagcttttttgatttttctgaagaaaatattaaaatgaatatgTTAAATAAGAAAGGTACTTTTGAccatataaataataatacatacTCAAGAAATAGCATCAAAGATTCTATTAATTCTATTGGTTCATTTGAAGCAAAGAATATGAAGAATAATAACATGTGTAATTCTCAAGGTAATCTCTCGAGTGTTGTTGGACATATATCAAATGATAATAAGAATGGTATTAATGGTGTGAGAgcaaataataataatccaaacaacaacaataataataataataacaataataataataataataataataacaacattaaagataatgataacattaaagataatgataatattaaagataatgataatattaaagataatgataatgaatgtaatgataataataaaacgAATAGACAATCGAATGGTAAAAATGTGAATTCttgtaattataatgaattTGTATCAAGAAAATTAAATGGAAGTGTTTCTGGATCATATCAGAATGTGTGCagtaaaaatatttcacTTAGTACAAACAATTCTACAAGTTATATAGACACAATTAATACTCTTAataagaattataataagaatTTGAACATACTAAAACTTAAACAGAATCATTCAAGTTGTAGTACTGATGCTCatgaaataaattttaatgaACATGAAGCAACAAGTGACGATGCTATAgaagatgaagaagatgaatattttaattctGAGAATATTGATTCAACTGTATCAAATAGAAATAATGaattagaaaatattaGTGGTGATACCAAGTTATCAAATGTAACAGTAGAAacaaatttaaatattgatagaaataatgaaataaatttattagAAGTTATTAAATGTTTGAAGGGTTTATgtgaaaaaataatgaaagGAGACTTAACATTTACAACTGAACAATGGGACAATATTGCTCAAATAACATATGAAATAGTAGCAGTTATAGAATTTAATAGAGtaatgaaattaaaaaagacAGCTAATAAGATAAgaaatgatatatataataagaataaagatttcatttttaatatgcAAAATAAGGACTATAAAAAGGaaagaaatgaaaatgaaatgGAACAAGAATTTTATACAAATGAAAAGGataaaattgaaaaaaCACTTTGTACTAATATTGATGATTTaattgaagaaaaaaatagtaatataaatgCAATAACTTTAGATGtcaaattaaaaaattatgatgaaATTTTTGAAAGACctaaaaatgaaaaagtaaatgatataaatagattaaaatattcattaaatgaaaatatatatatggaaaaagacaagaataataatataaataaggaaaattcaattttattcttagaaaatgatgaaaaaaataatattttaaataaatttaacTTTGACTTTAACAAAAGAGAagaacatatatttaacaATTTAAATGAACTTATAAATACTGAGGACAATGAATTAGTACATTTTTATCAAGAACAATTAGCACAAAACTTtttagaagaaaaaaatgatttagATATTATGTCAATGAAACAAAAATTTATTCCATcacatattaataaaacaaatataatcaatgataataatgataacAACAATGctttacaaaatataaaagattCTTGTTTTTtagaatattataatataaataaaagtaataaCTTAAACtttaaagataaaaatgataacaacgaaaaattatcatcacAGCAACCATTTGTATCTTTTTTCTCTTTCTTATCAGAATAA
- a CDS encoding leucine-rich repeat protein, with protein sequence MCDFNSLELSYKEYDGSHTFYETNGSLSYESNEESENSDNRRNVSDTLNKDRNNKVEKYIKLENTLKIWGGTNKVINFKKKDDHELNKTIYNYNNKEIHVSNNLSVLNLNNNNLEHINFFDDILIHTYKHKNLELHILYLNIITLDISFNKLEDINDSILNLHNLKVLYLHSNKIQNIVQVKKLQALLKLKKFTIENNPIMDIYNKFYRHFIIHYLPQIKSLDFHDISKIEKNKSDITFNTHKYKFNLE encoded by the exons atgtgtGACTTTAATTCTTTAGAATTAAGTTACAAAGAATATGATGGTTCGCACACATTTTACGAAACGAACGGTTCACTG AGCTATGAAAGCAATGAAGAATCAGAAAATTCTGATAATAGGAGAAATGTAAGCGATAcattaaataaagataGAAATAACAAAGTagagaaatatataaagcTAGAAAATACATTAAAAATTTGGGGTGGTACAAATAAAGTTATTAACtttaaaaagaaagatGATCATGAATTGAATAAgacaatatataattataataataaagaaattcATGTTTCAAATAATCTAAGCgttttaaatttaaataataataatttagaacatataaattttttcgatgatatattaatacatacatataaacataaaaatttggaactacatattttatatttaaatattataaccttagatatatcttttaataaattagaagatataaatgataGTATATTAAATCTGCACAACTTAAAAGTATTATATCTTCATTCTAATAAAATACAGAATATAGTTCAGgttaaaaaattacaaGCATTAttgaaattaaaaaaatttacaatagaaaataatccaattatggatatatacaacaaattttatag acattttataattcattATCTTCCTCAAATAAAATCTCTGGATTTCCATGATATTTCAAAAATTGAGAAGAACAAATCTGATATTACTTTTAAcacacataaatataaattcaaTTTGGAATGA
- a CDS encoding hypothetical protein (conserved Plasmodium protein, unknown function), with amino-acid sequence MKQANKNFSLSNYNLDLIKCLQDDSGIYFILDPSKAINEKKQSDVYDIFVPEDTEGVTLHVQKVNDEYKCIGVSITKKGIDINSGTRIFNSKISDWLEQLFVFNKNLVNNGVQINDKLKKSTNNNSVLNTNNINSNGAFMNGDINGNLNIPINAINYKNDKFINKGSNINIINDGSNLTNTKNPNYNNMKRASGTSALQDTTTTNLIKNKYNNIEYFENKEKNNLMIPNNNNNNNSNNNSNNSNNNNNNNNMNGHINNSHLSNKKGNKNNNQHNCNINHNMNNNNNNNNNNFIGNNNLPSTQMQKQNRLNHVNSNSNNINKNSHPNKSNVITYKNMNLDEKNSKLFNNINATSLLMNKNILSNVNALAAQISLGSTSDFMKNNKLGVGHTTNNRQKNNTYNLHNHAQNELFNLPNQHQNNNMFNNNNKSQLHQLQNLQNQTNIHQHIPNQNLTSQQIQQSYNDNFTYRPTLFNLLEVLANHNITTPDQRVCIRGIVTDFLNNELPHGKIYAYIGAVVGHDILHDIIKKLEKDPNRNMVPDASGLARIEAAFGLSKSSYDFMNNNSQNSTVSNLSNVLFNNRNLNSALLNNQFYSNILSNVANNAFYANNNNLNNNERMNLDNDKILNSKVAADISNLLKYAKNEKMSIPGNNNLMNFNRKKGTNFNNLMNLRNDHPNNNNNNNNNNNNNNSNMNGFNNYNNNNNNNLNNNMNNFNNNSRNTIPQDLLSAATRNFNMQFQHKNSFSDEEEELMKVIKKNIESYKMNNIKNILISSVFGRIKWLKIMNESPHAYLYGHSIVKFGNKLYMFGGSNGKNKKVPFNHTLTFSLIYYNYKLLPLSGNCPEEREGHSTHLVSLNNGLSVFLFGGSNENTYYNDIYLLDMETRKWTRRSVKGKIPLPRDQHSSLVYPAKCEHVRGEKPNLTEGVIIFGGKCLYNNSIVSLNDMWIFSFDSNVWIRINYLCDDIPIGRFGMNLVWSDTNTICLFGGEYCEISKTHKERRLLDDMWIFKVHNNVHINANANDETTYNNGMDSAKNDKNHTHNNNNNNNNNNLAEKNNNANNNNMRSNDKEHADNVKDKSNNNKKFRMVGEWYRETYEGDIGCRSNYSSVFITQRHQDFKGAEPKTIERLMILCSGITYLYKENKQKIVSTDEVFVYFFSQRKWYLLKGKLCNDEYLYNGRQRHVGCFFESKNVLGRANRNPVPCVFIQGGFKKNSVFGDAWLLSLTGENPLRVQEYDTTRERISTTQMPLYYFRDTHSISLLYSFCTLQKWLFGAFANLVDNCVHAHNPAENVFIKYELTPEHDGMLSIQDDGEGLDFNAMNRVLRMYGNYKYQDNSSVVLYNSGTNIKKHALPNNDFINNKGDDYNDYQNENEYSNKRNASSKNVLLDDTSNALPHKKKQKNTTHNDDKNNNNENDLDNEENDHITGDHNKNEEDENKIGTNNAYDNDQNNGYVSDDYYTKNYDQELFYNENVNNIFDVKYGVGFKMSFARISSSCAIMSRTFNTIGIGLLSLELMNHCEAKELATPLCMWKLPNKELINRNIANKSEHRHHQKLLMSYTPFNSPSLLAEQINILGTYSGTRLLYWDFRDDMDFIIFSPLNNNIYLSSSPLSVDEIKYTKKKKNNNKNNKNMLNDDNSNKLVSCVEDVKLSNRGDIKRKGNFDEENVKKVKIQHNESCANVSVNEKDENEESQHVKNDDIDKNACTKLENMKKEDANEKDDNDDDNNNNNNENENEHNNNYKDQIFKENEQYQYYNSTIKKLNLFEYNSHLHASISKDKYKASQIFPLWDHPKDSIDYCLSTYLYWLYLRRSTNIFLQNTLLIPTCMRKHDNEDDSEKKNKKKKKKKGKKLNAKKKNLQEENNTTEQNLSLSKDNNSNKENEENVDLNQHNDEEKNSKGKDGDDEPNENNNNSNHDKSEADNIDNDVINNDNKKVTKEQMQKTKFEEALEYGISQESARKNGMKYNEEIEEDDEEEDDEDGDEEDDDDDEEGDDDEEEGDDDEEEVEEDEEKDHAKEEKKEDDEEKEVKNQNENEIDNENDNAIDEKSNEGSNENNEEADKEVKDTDENNNNNNSGDENVENDNESKQKKKKQEENEVNEVHEIRTRTRVKNEKNLSKKKKKVDKSSDSKNNESEKIRQGSYVNIYMDGLKIKDEYYINNTSKYTLYNFLRTKLHKMVEFHYLFTPSDYEYGSFIMMGFLNDNNSPSIEVNRVCEAGILLYYKNRLIKRLDAPFIDTAYNLALAKYPPNPSLYEGNLYKYALTVIVNVPYWLKPSISKQEFIHENNYAFLVFKKKLIGLIKHYLLICQDNMKLRKWRESRDLKLKRYLDKSNFSFDKSKIESDNDDENDYKINNQPKENAQSTKEEKGKNAQPNNNENDKNEDNEANEKDDDSTNRNDNNRNSPNEEENEGTPDDNEDENDDSNNSNNSNQEQKEKNLENDEEEATDDNEEKNEEEKNDDNEEEDEYENNDHTNYNKNNSDDVNEDNNKSLEDAEEEDTI; translated from the coding sequence atgaaacaggcaaataaaaatttcaGCCTTTCAAATTACAATTTAGATTTAATTAAATGTTTACAAGATGACTCAGGgatatatttcattttagATCCTAGTAAAGCTATTAATGAGAAAAAACAATCAGATGTGTATGATATATTTGTACCAGAAGATACAGAGGGTGTAACACTTCATGTTCAAAAAGTGaatgatgaatataaatgtattgGTGTTAGTATAACTAAAAAAGGTATAGATATAAATTCAGGAACTCGTATTTTCAATTCCAAAATTTCGGATTGGCTAGAACAGTTATTTGTTTTCAATAAGAACTTAGTAAATAATGGTGTACAAATAAATGACAAACTGAAAAAAAGTACCAATAACAATTCTGTTCTTAACACAAACAATATTAATTCTAATGGTGCTTTCATGAATGGTGATATTAACGgaaatttaaatattccTATAAATGCTATCAATTATAAGAATgataaatttataaataaaggtagcaatatcaatattataaatgatgGTAGCAATTTAACAAACACTAAAAATCCAAATTACAATAATATGAAACGTGCGTCTGGTACCTCAGCTTTACAAGATACAACAACTActaatttaataaaaaataaatataataatatagaatattttgaaaataaggaaaaaaaCAACCTAATGATTCctaacaataataataataataatagtaataataatagtaataatagtaataataataataataataataatatgaatggtcatattaataattctCATTTATCGAATAAAAAgggaaataaaaataataaccAACATAATTGCAATATAAACCATAAcatgaataataataataataataataataataattttattggtaataataatttacCTTCAACACAAATGCAAAAACAAAATAGATTAAATCATGTAAATAGTAATAgcaataatattaataaaaatagtCATCCAAATAAATCAAATGTGATCACTTATAAGAATATGAATTTGgatgaaaaaaatagtaaACTATTTAACAATATTAATGCTACTAGTTTAttaatgaataaaaatattctatCTAATGTAAATGCTTTAGCAGCTCAAATATCCCTAGGATCAACCTCTGATTTTATgaagaataataaattagGTGTAGGACATACAACTAACAATAGGcagaaaaataatacatataatttacatAATCATGCACAGaatgaattatttaatttacCAAATCAAcatcaaaataataatatgtttaataacaacaataaATCACAATTACATCAGTTACAAAATTTGCAAAATCAAACAAATATACATCAACATATTCCAAATCAAAATTTAACAAGTCAACAAATACAACAATcatataatgataattttaCATATCGACCaacattatttaatttgttAGAAGTTTTAGctaatcataatattacaaCTCCCGATCAACGTGTATGTATTAGAGGTATTGTTACCGATTTCTTGAATAATGAATTACCTCatggaaaaatatatgcatatattGGTGCCGTTGTAGGGCATGATATACTAcatgatattattaaaaaattagaaaagGATCCCAACAGAAATATGGTCCCCGATGCATCAGGATTAGCTAGAATAGAAGCAGCATTTGGATTGAGCAAATCCTCCTATGattttatgaataataattcacAGAATTCCACCGTAAGTAATTTATCTAATGTACTCTTTAATAATCGTAATTTAAATAGTGCACTATTAAATAACCAATTTTAttctaatatattatcaaatgTAGCTAATAATGCTTTTTATgctaataataataatttaaataataatgaaagGATGAACCttgataatgataaaatattaaatagTAAAGTAGCAGCAGATATAAGTAATTTGTTGAAATATGcaaaaaatgaaaaaatgTCTATTCCGGGTAATAATAACTTAATGAATTTTAATCGAAAAAAAGGAACcaattttaataatttgaTGAATTTAAGAAATGATCATccaaataataataataataataataataacaataataataataatagtaatatgaatggttttaataattataataataataataataataatttaaataataatatgaataattttaataataatagtagAAATACAATTCCTCAAGATCTTCTTAGTGCAGCTACTAGAAATTTTAATATGCAATTCCAACATAAAAATAGCTTTTCtgatgaagaagaagaatTAATGAAAGttattaagaaaaatatagaatcatataaaatgaataatattaagaaTATCCTAATTTCATCTGTTTTTGGTAGAATTAAATGgttaaaaattatgaacGAATCACCACATGCATATTTATATGGACATAGTATAGTAAAATTTGGtaacaaattatatatgtttggTGGTTCGAATggtaaaaataaaaaagttCCTTTTAATCATACATTAACATTTAGTTTAATTTATTACAATTACAAATTATTACCTTTAAGTGGTAACTGTCCTGAAGAAAGAGAGGGACATAGTACACATTTAGTTTCATTGAATAATGGTTTATCTGTATTCTTATTTGGTGGTAGTAATGAAAATACTTATTACAATgatatatatcttttagATATGGAAACACGTAAATGGACACGTAGAAGTGTTAAAGGAAAAATACCTTTACCCAGAGATCAACATTCATCACTAGTATATCCAGCCAAATGTGAACATGTAAGAGGAGAAAAACCAAACTTAACAGAAGGAGTTATAATATTTGGAGgaaaatgtttatataataatagtattGTCAGTTTAAATGACATGTGGATATTTTCATTTGATTCAAATGTATGGATTCGTATTAACTACCTATGTGATGATATACCCATAGGAAGATTTGGAATGAACTTGGTATGGTCCGATACGAATACCATATGTCTATTTGGTGGAGAATATTGTGAAATTTCTAAAACACATAAAGAAAGAAGATTATTAGATGATATGTGGATCTTTAAAGTACATAATAATGTACATATCAATGCTAATGCAAATGATGAAAcaacatataataatggTATGGATTCAGcaaaaaatgataaaaatcatacccataataataataataataataataataataatttagctgaaaaaaataataatgcaaacaataataatatgcGCTCAAATGATAAGGAACATGCAGATAATGTAAAGGAcaaaagtaataataacaaaaaatttaGAATGGTTGGAGAATGGTATAGAGAAACTTACGAAGGAGATATTGGATGTCGTTCAAATTATAGTAGTGTTTTTATTACACAAAGACATCAAGATTTTAAAGGCGCAGAACCTAAAACTATTGAAAGGTTAATGATTTTATGTAGTGGAATAacttatttatataaagaaaataaacaaaaaattgTATCTACAGATGAAGTTTTTGTTTATTTCTTTTCACAAAGAAAATGGTATTTATTAAAAGGAAAATTATGTAATGAcgaatatttatataatggTAGACAAAGACATGTAGGATGTTTTTTCGAATCAAAAAATGTATTAGGAAGAGCAAATAGAAATCCAGTTCCATGTGTATTTATACAAGGAggatttaaaaaaaattcagTTTTTGGTGATGCTTGGTTATTATCATTAACTGGAGAAAATCCATTAAGAGTCCAAGAATATGATACAACCAGAGAAAGAATAAGCACTACACAAATGCCactttattattttagGGATACACATTCTATTAGTTTACTCTATAGTTTTTGTACCTTACAAAAATGGCTATTTGGAGCTTTTGCTAATTTAGTAGACAATTGTGTACACGCTCATAATCCAGCAGAAAATGTTTTTATCAAATATGAATTAACACCTGAACATGATGGTATGTTATCCATTCAAGATGATGGTGAAGGATTAGATTTTAATGCCATGAACAGAGTACTAAGAATGTATggaaattataaatatcaaGATAATAGTAGTgttgttttatataatagtggcactaatataaaaaaacatgCATTACCTAATAAtgattttattaataacaAAGGTGATGATTATAATGATTAccaaaatgaaaatgaatataGTAATAAAAGAAATGCATCTAgtaaaaatgtattattagATGATACTAGTAATGCATTACCAcataaaaagaaacaaaaaaatacaacacataatgatgataaaaataataataatgaaaatgatttagataatgaagaaaatgatCACATAACTGGGgatcataataaaaatgaagaagatgaaaataaaataggAACAAATAATGCATATGATAATGATCAAAATAATGGTTATGTTAGTGATGATTATTATACGAAAAATTATGATCaagaattattttataatgaaaatgtaaataatatatttgacGTAAAATATGGAGTAGGCTTTAAAATGTCCTTTGCAAGAATTTCTTCAAGTTGTGCTATAATGTCTAGAACATTTAATACTATAGGTATAGGTTTATTATCCCTAGAATTAATGAATCACTGTGAGGCTAAAGAATTGGCTACACCATTATGTATGTGGAAGTTACCTAATAAAGAATTGATTAATAGAAATATTGCGAATAAATCTGAACATAGACATCATCAAAAATTGTTAATGTCTTATACTCCATTTAATAGTCCTAGTTTATTAGCAGaacaaattaatatattagGTACTTATAGTGGAACAAGGCTATTATATTGGGATTTTAGGGATGATATGgattttataattttttctcctctaaataataacatatatttgAGTAGTTCACCCTTAAGTGTGGACGAAATTAAATATACcaagaaaaagaaaaataacAACAAGAATAACAAGAATATGTTAAATGATGACAATAGTAATAAACTAGTGTCCTGTGTCGAAGATGTTAAATTAAGTAATAGAGGGGATATTAAGAGAAAGGGAAATTTtgatgaagaaaatgtAAAGAAGGTAAAAATACAACATAATGAATCTTGTGCTAATGTGTCTGTTAATGAAAAAGATGAGAATGAAGAAAGCCAACATGTGAAAAATGACGatattgataaaaatgCATGTACaaaattagaaaatatgaaaaaagaagatGCAAATGAAAAGgatgataatgatgatgataataataataataataatgagaATGAGAATGAgcataataataattacaaagatcaaatatttaaagaaaatgaacAATACCAATATTACAACAGtacaattaaaaaattaaatcTCTTTGAATATAACTCTCATTTGCATGCATCGATATcaaaagataaatataaagcTAGCCAAATATTCCCCTTGTGGGATCATCCAAAAGATAGTATAGATTATTGTTTATCTACCTATTTATACTGGTTATATTTAAGAAGAAgtacaaatatatttttacaaaaCACTTTACTTATACCAACATGTATGAGAAAACATGACAATGAGGATGATTCCGAgaaaaagaacaaaaagaaaaagaaaaagaaaggaaaaaaattaaatgcgaaaaaaaagaatttgCAAGAGGAAAATAACACAACTGAACAAAATTTATCTTTAAGtaaagataataattcaaaCAAGGAGAATGAAGAAAACGTAGATCTGAATCAACataatgatgaagaaaagAATAGTAAAGGAAAGGATGGTGATGATGAACCAAATGAAAACAACAATAATTCTAATCATGATAAGAGTGAAGCAGATAATATAGACAATGAtgttattaataatgaCAATAAGAAAGTTACAAAAGAACAAATGCAAAAAACTAAATTTGAAGAAGCACTGGAATATGGTATTTCACAAGAGAGCGCAAGAAAAAATGGCatgaaatataatgaagaaatagaagaagatgatgaagaagaggatgatgaagatggtgatgaagaagatgatgatgatgatgaagaaggtgacgatgatgaagaagaagGTGATGATGATGAGGAGGAGGTTGAAgaagatgaagaaaaagaCCATGCAAAGGAAGAGAAAAAAGAGGATGATGAGGAAAAGGAAGtaaaaaatcaaaatgaaaacgaaatagataatgaaaatgataatgCAATTGATGAGAAATCAAATGAAGGAtcaaatgaaaataatgaagaagCTGATAAAGAAGTAAAAGATACcgatgaaaataataataataataatagtggtgatgaaaatgtagaaaatgataatgaaagcaaacaaaaaaagaaaaaacaagaagaaaatgaagTAAATGAAGTACATGAAATAAGAACAAGAACTCGTGTAAAGAATGAAAAGAATTTAAgcaaaaagaaaaagaaggTAGATAAAAGTAGTgattcaaaaaataatgaaagTGAAAAAATTAGACAAGGAAGttatgttaatatatatatggatggtttaaaaataaaagatgaatattatataaataatacaagtaaatatactttatataatttcttaaGAACAAAATTACATAAAATGGTAGAATTCCATTATTTGTTTACACCTTCAGATTATGAGTATGGATCATTTATTATGATGGgatttttaaatgataacAATAGTCCATCTATTGAAGTTAATAGAGTATGTGAAGCCGgaattttattatattataaaaatagatTAATTAAAAGATTAGATGCACCTTTTATAGATACTGCATATAACCTTGCCTTAGCAAAATACCCACCCAATCCATCATTATATGAAGGAAatctatataaatatgCACTTACTGTTATTGTTAATGTACCTTATTGGCTTAAGCCATCTATTAGTAAACAAGAATTCATTcatgaaaataattatgcTTTCcttgtttttaaaaagaaacTTATCGGATTAATTAAACATTATCTTCTTATATGTCAAgataatatgaaattaAGAAAATGGAGAGAATCACGTGATTTGAAATTAAAACGATATCTTGATAAATCCAATTTTAGTTTTGATAAGTCAAAAATTGAATCggataatgatgatgaaaatgaCTACAAAATAAACAATCAACCCAAAGAAAATGCACAAAGTAcaaaagaagaaaaaggaaaaaacGCACAAcctaataataatgaaaacgataaaaatgaagataatgAAGCAAATGAAAAGGATGACGATTCTACAAATAgaaatgataataatagaaattcacctaatgaagaagaaaatgaagGAACACCAGATGATAATGAAgatgaaaatgatgataGTAATAACTCAAACAATTCTAATCAAgaacaaaaagaaaaaaatttagagaacgatgaagaagaagctactgatgataatgaagaaaaaaatgaagaagaaaaaaatgatgataatgaagaagaggatgaatatgaaaataatgatcatacaaattataataaaaataatagtgatgatgtaaatgaagataataataaatcattaGAAGATGCCGAGGAGGAAGATAccatataa